CCCCTGTTGATGGGTAAAATAGCCGCATTTTCGTATTCAACATGCGTGGCCGAACGCTGCGCTTACTCAAGAAGATTTGACTATGACGTTGTCTCCTTATTTGCAAGAGGTGGCCAAGCGCCGCACGTTTGCCATTATTTCTCACCCGGATGCCGGTAAAACGACCATTACCGAAAAGGTGCTGTTATTCGGACAGGCGATTCAGACCGCTGGTACGGTTAAAGGCCGTGGTTCCAGCCAGCACGCGAAATCGGACTGGATGGAAATGGAAAAACAGCGTGGGATCTCGATTACCACCTCCGTGATGCAGTTCCCGTATCATGACTGCCTGGTTAACCTGCTGGACACCCCTGGGCACGAGGACTTCTCGGAAGACACCTACCGTACCCTGACGGCGGTGGACTGCTGCCTGATGGTTATCGATGCCGCGAAAGGCGTCGAGGACCGGACCCGCAAGCTGATGGAAGTTACCCGTCTGCGCGACACGCCGATCCTGACCTTTATGAACAAACTTGACCGTGACATCCGCGATCCAATGGAGTTGTTGGATGAAGTTGAGAATGAATTAAAAATCGGCTGTGCGCCGATCACCTGGCCGATTGGCTGCGGCAAGCTGTTCAAAGGTGTGTACCACCTTTATAAAGACGAAACCTACCTCTACCAGACCGGTAAGGGCCATACCATTCAGGAAGTGCGCATTGTTAAAGGGCTGAATAACCCGGATCTGGATGCCGCCGTGGGCGAGGATCTGGCGCAGCAGTTGCGTGACGAGCTGGAACTGGTACAGGGCGCGTCTAATGAGTTCGATAAAGATCTGTTCCTGGCGGGGGAAATCACCCCGGTCTTCTTCGGAACCGCGCTGGGTAACTTTGGCGTCGATCATATGCTGGACGGCCTGGTGGAGTGGGCGCCCGCGCCGATGCCGCGTAAAACAGACACCCGCACCGTGGAAGCCTCGGAAGAGAAATTTACCGGTTTTGTCTTTAAAATTCAGGCTAATATGGACCCGAAACACCGCGACCGCGTGGCGTTTATGCGCGTGGTTTCCGGTAAGTATGAGAAGGGCATGAAGCTACGACAGGTACGTACCGGGAAAGACGTGGTGATTTCTGATGCGTTGACCTTTATGGCTGGCGACCGTTCGCACGTTGAAGAAGCATACCCGGGCGATATTCTGGGGCTGCATAACCACGGCACCATTCAGATCGGTGATACCTTCACCCAGGGTGAAATGATGAAGTTTACCGGTATCCCGAATTTTGCGCCGGAACTGTTCCGTCGTATTCGCCTGAAAGATCCCCTCAAGCAGAAACAGCTGCTGAAAGGACTGGTGCAGCTTTCTGAGGAAGGCGCGGTTCAGGTATTCCGCCCTATTTCTAACAACGATCTGATTGTCGGCGCCGTGGGTGTTCTGCAGTTTGATGTCGTCGTTGCTCGCCTGAAAAGCGAATATAACGTGGAAGCGATTTATGAGTCTGTCAACGTAGCGACGGCGCGCTGGGTTGAAAGCGCTGATGCGAAGAAATTCGAAGAGTTTAAGCGTAAGAATGAAACGCAACTGGCGCTGGATGGCGGTGATAATCTCACCTATATCGCCCCCACGATGGTTAACCTGAACCTGACCCAGGAACGCTACCCTGACGTTCAGTTCCGTAAAACGCGCGAACACTGATCCCTTTCCGGGCGCGGCATCCGCCGCGCCTTCGTACTTTCCCTGCCTTTTTAACCGCTTACGGAATGTTCTTAAATCCCGCCTTTTTTCTTTGATCTGCCTGTTTTTTATACGCAACGACAAGCGATTTCAAAATTGTGATCTATATTTAACAAAGTGATGACATAAATGTCGGCTTTAATGCCTGTTCAATGCGTGAATATGAGAGCTTAAAGCTGAGATTTGTTTCAGTCACGATATTAATAACTGAAACGGAAGGGTGTCAGGCGACGCGTCGTTACAAATTTACGAATGTGACGCCAGTCATTGACTTCAGAAACCGGTGAGTTTCACCGCATTCAGCAATGCAACCTCGTGTTGCCTGAGCTCAAATTATGAGCAAACTATACAGGACAAAATCGATGACTACGACAAGACTGAAGATTTCTAAAACTCTGCTGGCCGTAATGTTGACCTCTGCTGTTGCGACAGGTTCTGCCTTTGCAGAAAACGCAACAACGGACAAGGCGCAAAACGGAACTGAAACTGCGGGGCAAAAAGTCGATAACTCTATGAATAAAGTCGGTAACTTCATGGATGACAGCGC
The Salmonella bongori NCTC 12419 DNA segment above includes these coding regions:
- the prfC gene encoding peptide chain release factor 3, giving the protein MTLSPYLQEVAKRRTFAIISHPDAGKTTITEKVLLFGQAIQTAGTVKGRGSSQHAKSDWMEMEKQRGISITTSVMQFPYHDCLVNLLDTPGHEDFSEDTYRTLTAVDCCLMVIDAAKGVEDRTRKLMEVTRLRDTPILTFMNKLDRDIRDPMELLDEVENELKIGCAPITWPIGCGKLFKGVYHLYKDETYLYQTGKGHTIQEVRIVKGLNNPDLDAAVGEDLAQQLRDELELVQGASNEFDKDLFLAGEITPVFFGTALGNFGVDHMLDGLVEWAPAPMPRKTDTRTVEASEEKFTGFVFKIQANMDPKHRDRVAFMRVVSGKYEKGMKLRQVRTGKDVVISDALTFMAGDRSHVEEAYPGDILGLHNHGTIQIGDTFTQGEMMKFTGIPNFAPELFRRIRLKDPLKQKQLLKGLVQLSEEGAVQVFRPISNNDLIVGAVGVLQFDVVVARLKSEYNVEAIYESVNVATARWVESADAKKFEEFKRKNETQLALDGGDNLTYIAPTMVNLNLTQERYPDVQFRKTREH